The proteins below are encoded in one region of Strix aluco isolate bStrAlu1 chromosome 8, bStrAlu1.hap1, whole genome shotgun sequence:
- the RNF2 gene encoding E3 ubiquitin-protein ligase RING2: MSQAVQTNGTQPLSKTWELSLYELQRTPQEAITDGLEIVVSPRSLHSELMCPICLDMLKNTMTTKECLHRFCADCIITALRSGNKECPTCRKKLVSKRSLRPDPNFDALISKIYPSRDEYEAHQERVLARISKHNNQQALSHSIEEGLKIQAMNRLQRGKKQQIENGSGAEDNGDSSHCSNASTHSNQEAGPSNKRTKTSDDSGLELDNNNTTVAIDPVMDGASEIELVFRPHPTLMENDDSAQTRYIKTSGNATVDHLSKYLAVRLALEELRSKGESNQMNLDTASEKQYTIYIATANGQFTVLNGSFSLELVSEKYWKVNKPMELYYAPTKEHK; this comes from the exons ATGTCTCAAGCCGTCCAGACGAACGGGACACAACCTTTAAGCAAAACATGGGAGCTCAGTTTGTACGAATTGCAAAGAACACCTCAG GAAGCAATCACCGATGGCTTGGAAATAGTGGTGTCACCCAGGAGCCTGCACAGTGAGCTGATGTGTCCCATCTGTTTGGATATGTTAAAAAACACCATGACGACAAAAGAATGTTTGCATCGCTTCTGTGCTGACTGTATCATTACAGCCCTCAGGAGTGG CAACAAAGAATGTCCCACGTGTCGTAAAAAGCTAGTTTCAAAAAGATCACTGAGACCAGATCCCAATTTTGATGCTCTCATCAGTAAAATTTATCCAAGCCGAGATGAATATGAAGCTCATCAGGAGAGAGTGCTAGCAAGAATCAGCAAGCACAATAACCAGCAAGCTCTGAGTCACAGCATTGAGGAGGGATTAAAGATTCAGGCTATGAACAG GCTACAGAGGGGCAAGAAACAACAGATTGAGAATGGCAGTGGAGCAGAAGATAACGGTGACAGTTCACACTGTAGCAATGCCTCAACACACAGCAATCAGGAAGCGGGGCCTAGTAATAAGAGGACCAAAACGTCGGATGATTCTGGGCTAGAACTGGACAATAACAACACAACTGTGGCAATAGACCCCGTAATGGATGGTGCTAGTGAAATTGAATTGGTCTTCAGGCCTCATCCGACCCTCATGGAGAACGATGACAGTGCACAGACGAG ATACATCAAGACCTCGGGCAATGCCACCGTTGATCACTTGTCCAAGTACCTGGCTGTGAGATTGGCTTTGGAGGAGCTTCGTAGCAAAGGAGAATCAAACCAGATGAACCTCGACACAGCCAGTGAGAAGCAGTACACCATTTACATTGCTACTGCCAACGGGCAGTTCACT GTACTGAATGGGTCGTTTTCCTTGGAACTGGTCAGTGAGAAGTACTGGAAAGTGAACAAACCCATGGAACTGTACTATGCACCAACAAAGGAACATAAATAA